The nucleotide window TTCCGACTTCCAGTCGTTCACGAGTGTTTTGTAGATTTCGCCGAGCAGGTCGCGCTGGCTTGAAAACACCCGGTAGAGTTCTTGATAGGCCGCCTGCCGCACGGAGGCTTTCTGGCTGCGCATGTAGGCCATCAACCCCTCGCGGTTCATCGTCTTCTTCTTTCCGCCGACCGTCAGGGTAAAGGTGAATCCATTGGTGACGATGTCGTAGAGCGTGTGGATCGCGCTGCGTCCGGTCACATTTTTCAGATTGACGATTTTCTCTTCAGGCTCGGACAGGGTGTGCGGCTTGAACCGACGGATAGTTTCCAGGTGATAACGCAGGTCGCCGGCATCGGCCATCAGGCGGGCGGCATTGGTGTCATCGACGCTCTGCCACCAGAGTTCAAAGAACAGGAGACGGTTGCTGAGAGCGGTCAGCCGTTCCTCGACCTGTGTCTTGAACGAGCGGGCCGCGTCGTCTTTGGTGTTTTCTGAAAACCAGAGATAGGCAAAGGCGCCCAATCTGGATGAGCCTTGCGCGATGGCCTCGCTGCACCGCAGTAAGGCGAGAAGATCCTGGTTGGGCATCGCCGGCGAAAGCCCAGGCCGGGCGGCTTCGATCTGTACCACTTTCGCTTCCAACTCGGCCAGGAGCGCCTCAAGCTGGCGCGTGGGATTCTTGACGAGATAGGTCAGGTCCCATTTATCCGAAAACGTCTTGGGTTTGGGTTGGCGCGATGAGGAAGCGGTTCGCGTAGAGAGTCTGCCGGCCATCGTCTTCTCCTTCGTGAAGCAGGGGTGAATGAGCCAGGATCATACCATTGGAGGCTGGTCACGCGCGGAGAAAAAGAGGGAGATGATCTGGCCAGCGTTGCGTTGACAGCGGTCCGACGGGATGTGAAAATCCCGATGGAAAGGATTCGAGCATGACCGATCAAGAACTCAATCGGGCGATCCAATATGTGACGGCCAGCACCTCCTATGCGCGGGAGATTGTGGCGGGCATTATCAATACAGGGCTGGGCGAATTGTCGGCCATCGCCTCGCAGTCGACCAGACAGTTTGAACGAGCGACGTTGTTGGAGTATGTGACTCAATGGGCCATCAAGCGCACAGGGCAACCTGAGCCGATGGTTCGGGAAGTGCTCGGCTGTGCCAGCCGGTGGTTGGATGAGGTGTATGAAGAGGTGGCGAAGCGTCAACCGGAGGCATTAGGGCTGGCGTCCAATGATGATGAGGGGACGGAAGCGGTGTGAGCCATGGCACGGTTTCGACCTCGAAAAACGTTCAAGCTGGTCACCCATCTTCGGGAAGGCCATCAGGCCCCGCTGCCCGTCTGGAAGCGGGAAGAACAAGAGCTGTCCCGCGATCTTGAAGAACGCTGTTCGACGGTTCAGCAGCATTGCGGCGACGAAGCCAGTCATCTTCGCTTAGGCCGCCTCGTCCCTCGCCTTACCCACTACGATTACGGTGTCAGAGAGTCCGCGCTGGCTGAACTGGAGCTGGCCACGCAGCTGATTCGTGTCGGTGCGCGGGTGAATTTTCTGCCGGAGTCGCAGGCGCGAACGGCCGATTTGGAATGTTATCTGGGTCGGGAGCGTTTCTTTGTCGAAGCGACCGCCATGGTGGGATCCGCCGAGCGCCGGCAGATGCCGGTTCGGGGGCTGGCTGAGATCGATGTGCAAGGCGACGAGGAGGATCGGGGCGTCATCCTGATCCATCGCATTCTCGCGCGCATCAGGCAGAAGGCGAAGCAGTTGGCCGACTACTGCGATCCGGTGGTCCTCTGTATCTCCGTCCCCCGTGCGGACCTGTTGGGAGACAAGACGAGCCGCCATGAAGAAATCCGGCTGGACATCAAAGCGCTGGCCGGTTCAGTGACGGTACTCTTGACGACGCTGCGGCATCTCAGTGCCGTCATGATTGCCCTGTGGGATGTCGAGCCCTTGCCGTCAAAGGCTGGTACGAGACTGGCCAATGTCGATCTCGTTGAACGATCGAAGCGGCAGCGAGGCTATCCACGCATCCGCATGCTGGTGCAGAATCCGGGTGCCTCAATCTTGTTGATGGAACGACAATACGAGGCGTTTCGAAGCATTTTGTAATGTTGTGGGCGCAGGCCCATTGGCGAAGGGCTGAGGGTGTCAGGATCAGGTCTGCAGCATCCTTGACTAGGCGCCAACTCCAGGCGTACAGTTTTGGCGTAGAAGTAGGATGCCTGTTAGAAGGGAAGTGGTCATGGTGAAACTGAATGTGTCCATCGACGAGCAAGTTCGGGAAGAGCTGTTTCGGCTAGTGCCTCCTCGCCGTCGAAGCCAAGTGGTCAATGAAGCCCTTCGCAAGGAGTTGCTGAGCCGGAAGCGGCAGAATGCGACCGACGCCATTCACCGGCTGAGAAAACGCAGCGCGACGCTGAGCGGAGAGGAAATTACTGCTGCGGTGCGGCGAGATCGGGCAAGGGCGGAGCGATGATAGTGGTGCCCGATGCGTCGGTCATCCTTAAGTGGGTGTTGGAAAAAGAAAATGAGCCGGATCAGGCGCAATCCAGGCGGCTTCAGGATGCGGTGTTGGCTGATCGAGTTGAAATCAAACTCCCGGCCTTGTGGCGGTACGAAGTCGGGAATGTGCTGGGGCTAAAGCAGCCGACTTTGGCGATGGAGCTGATGAGTGCGCTATTGGCCTATGACTTTGAGGAAGTTCCGCTGGAAGCGGAGTATGCCTTCGCCACACTGGAGCATATGCGGGAGGTGAAGGGGGTGACGTTCTACGATTCGGCCTACCATGTGCTGGCGATGCGTACGAAAGGGCTGTATCTCACGGCCGACGCGGCCTATGTGAAACGGGCCAAGCGCAAAGGCCACATCGCACTTCTCTCAGAGTGGGATGGCCCATCCTCACGACGATAAGTTTCTGGTCGAAGGCCGTTCTCCATTCTGCTCAGGGACAAAACAACAGGTAAGATTCGTTGGCTCGGTGATAGTGCTCCGATCTCGTGTGGCAGCTCAGTGCCGTCATGATTGCCTTGTGGGATGTGAAGCCACTGCCGTCGAAGGCAGGGACGAGACTGGCCAACGTCGATCTCGTTGAACGACCGAAGCGGCAACGAGGCTATCCCCGTGTCCGGATGCTGGTGCAGAATCCCGGTGTGCTGTCGCCGCTCACAGAGTTACAGGAAGAGACCTTTCGGCAGGTGCTCTAAGCGGTCAGGCGGGAAGCGAGCTCTTCAGCATTTCCAGATTCTTCGTCACCATCGCATCGCCGTTTTTGGTCGACACGTCGATGCCGGTGACCGACACCGCGCGACATTCGTCGATCCGGCCGAGTTTGTGCAGCGACTGTGCGAGGGCATAGTAGGCGGCAGAATAGGTCGGCTTCACTGTGACGCATTGCTGCAAGGCCTCGGCCGCTTCCTCGAAGTTTCCGTCTTCCATATAGGCTTTCCCGAGACCGAACCAGGCCACCTCGTCAGTCGGTTCAATCGCGAGCACTCTCTTCAGCGGTTCAATGCGGGGATTGGGCATGGGGCTCCTCCAGTTCCTTTGACGATAGCAGCGGCGGGCGCTCGTTGTCTATGCCGATTCCTGCGTGCTACGATTCGGCAGGACGCTGAAAATGTCTGCCAGCTTCGTTCTCGCGTCGCTCAAGGCCTCAA belongs to Nitrospira sp. and includes:
- a CDS encoding tetratricopeptide repeat protein; translation: MPNPRIEPLKRVLAIEPTDEVAWFGLGKAYMEDGNFEEAAEALQQCVTVKPTYSAAYYALAQSLHKLGRIDECRAVSVTGIDVSTKNGDAMVTKNLEMLKSSLPA
- a CDS encoding type II toxin-antitoxin system VapC family toxin yields the protein MIVVPDASVILKWVLEKENEPDQAQSRRLQDAVLADRVEIKLPALWRYEVGNVLGLKQPTLAMELMSALLAYDFEEVPLEAEYAFATLEHMREVKGVTFYDSAYHVLAMRTKGLYLTADAAYVKRAKRKGHIALLSEWDGPSSRR